The Amyelois transitella isolate CPQ chromosome 20, ilAmyTran1.1, whole genome shotgun sequence genome has a segment encoding these proteins:
- the LOC106135304 gene encoding nucleolar complex protein 3 homolog, whose protein sequence is MAKKGKAKISKVKRNNQTTNKMKKQGKLRLQRHRTKVQKQKQPAQQHQVEYSSESDSASGDEWADMLDEEEQKYIMNRIATQPQLLSNVPEQDQKNKSRKRKREDKGKMPKPAKLASSDSGAETESDTHQDSDEESDVEDSGSELEDKYEKELAERPVKKLRPLLPIKTKEGVMERTEEVEDTESEAEDEPPAKQPKQSPDSNGSDSDSGMEGTAESTQDGDAEVVTAVQLLAARRDKLQHDKLRIGALCSSLLEQPEKKLKNLYPILYLMEERLKDGQLNLPSVRKLASISACEVFRDILPDYMIRHQDYSNVKLKKDTLALYKYEKELLEFYKRYLQRLEKAATVLRRKKGDTRKLDESTSSIAHISLRCMCDLLVSKPNFNYATNIAQSVIPYLDCETSASEIVTDACGKVFVEDTKGDITLAIVRLINQLVKRRGDRLKPSALDCLLSLKISDIDMDEQAEIQHKKRQEEKKKKRIVNLSKKEKKRMKKLKEVERELIETEAQESELARRKQLTEVTKTVFHIYFRLLKSAPKSNLLDAALQGITKFTHVINLEYYSDLVAILSGLLRDERVRARSRVSCARAALAVLAGAGEALSVDPANFHAYLFANALDVHAGATHEDAKLTIEAISQICSRARRVSANVLRAFAKRLAELAAQLQPNGALACLLLLQHLIQQSKPVSSLLEPDPESGSGRYCPLVASPEHCGADRASLYELTALRRHHHPAVRTVAIALYSGSLPQEFTKMTPMKAFDQYDGSQMAFKPAVPPPKKIEGKTKVKKSQSHSWAQTELKILCEKVESDVDLNLPKVISKCVR, encoded by the exons atggct AAAAAAGGCAAAGCTAAAATCAGCAAAGTAAAGAGGAACAACCAGACGACCAATAAAATGAAGAAGCAGGGAAAGTTGAGGCTCCAGAGGCACAGAACTAAGGTCCAGAAGCAGAAGCAGCCAGCACAGCAACATCAGGTGGAATACAGTAGTGAGAGTGATTCCGCATCCGGAGATGAATGGGCAGACATGTTGGATGAAGAGGAACAGAAGTACATAATGAATAGGATAGCAACGCAACCTCAGTTGCTGTCCAATGTTCCAGAGCAAGACcagaaaaataa ATCAAGAAAAAGGAAGAGAGAAGACAAGGGTAAAATGCCAAAGCCGGCCAAGTTAGCTAGCAGTGACAGTGGCGCTGAAACAGAGTCCGACACACACCAGGACTCTGATGAGGAGTCCGATGTCGAGGATTCGGGGAGTGAATTGGAAGATAAATATGAGAAGGAGTTAGCTGAAAGACCAGTGAAAAAGCTGCGACCTCTCCTTCCTATCAAAACAAAGGAAGGTGTGATGGAAAGGACTGAAGAAGTGGAAG ACACTGAATCAGAGGCTGAAGATGAGCCACCAGCGAAACAACCAAAACAATCACCAGACTCCAATGGATCAGACTCGGACTCCGGCATGGAGGGTACAGCAGAATCAACGCAGGACGGAGACGCTGAAGTGGTGACTGCAGTGCAGCTGCTAGCCGCGAGGAGGGACAAGCTGCAGCATGATAAGCTGAGGATCGGAGCTCTGTGCTCATCTCtgttggagcagccggagaaGAAG CTCAAGAACCTATACCCAATTCTGTACCTAATGGAAGAACGTTTGAAAGATGGACAGCTGAACTTACCTTCAGTGCGCAAGCTGGCGAGCATATCGGCTTGCGAGGTGTTCCGGGACATCCTGCCTGACTACATGATCAGGCATCAGGACTACTCCAATGTCAAGT TGAAAAAGGACACGTTAGCGCTGTACAAGTACGAGAAGGAGTTGTTGGAATTCTACAAGCGATACCTCCAGCGGCTGGAGAAAGCGGCCACCGTGCTGAGACGAAAGAAGGGAGACactag AAAACTGGACGAGTCGACGAGCAGTATAGCACACATATCTCTCCGCTGCATGTGTGACCTCCTAGTGTCAAAACCAAACTTCAACTACGCCACGAATATAGCTCAGAGTGTCATACCCTACTTGGATTGTGAGACGAGCGCTTCGGAAATAGTCACCGATGCGTGCGGCAAGGTGTTCGTAGAGGATACTAAGGGAGATATCACTTTAGCG ATCGTGCGCCTGATCAATCAGCTAGTCAAACGTCGTGGTGACCGCTTGAAGCCATCGGCTTTAGACTGCCTTCTGTCGCTGAAAATAAGCGACATAGACATGGACGAGCAGGCAGAAATACAGCACAAGAAGAGACAGGaggagaagaagaagaagcggATTGTCAACTTGTCTAAGAAAGAGAAGAag CGCATGAAGAAGCTGAAAGAAGTGGAGAGGGAGTTGATCGAGACGGAAGCGCAAGAGAGTGAGCTCGCGCGCAGGAAACAGCTGACGGAGGTGACCAAGACAGTGTTCCACATCTACTTCAGGTTGCTGAAGAGCGCGCCTAAATCGAATCTGTTGGACGCCGCGTTACAAGGGATTACAAA GTTCACGCACGTCATCAACCTGGAATACTACTCGGACCTGGTGGCCATCTTGTCCGGCCTGCTGCGCGACGAGCgcgtgcgcgcgcgcagccgcgtgagctgcgcgcgcgccgcgctgGCCGTGCTGGCGGGCGCAGGCGAGGCGCTCAGCGTGGACCCCGCCAACTTCCACGCGTACTTGTTCGCCAACGCGCTCGACGTGCACGCCg GAGCGACCCACGAGGACGCCAAGCTGACAATAGAAGCGATCAGCCAGATATGCTCGCGAGCGCGCCGCGTGTCCGCCAACGTGCTGCGGGCGTTCGCCAAGCGGCTCGCCGAGCTCGCCGCGCAACTGCAGCCCAACGGCGCGTTGGCTTGCTTGCTGCTGTTGCAACACTTGATACAG CAAAGCAAGCCGGTATCATCCCTTCTTGAACCCGACCCGGAAAGCGGGTCAGGTAGGTACTGCCCGCTGGTCGCGTCCCCGGAACACTGCGGCGCTGACAGAGCTTCGCTGTACGAGCTCACCGCTCTCAGGAGACATCACCACCCGGCAGTGAGAACTGTGGCTATTGCGCTGTATAGTGGTAGTTTACCGCAAGAGTTTacgaaaat GACACCGATGAAAGCGTTCGACCAATACGACGGCTCGCAAATGGCGTTCAAGCCCGCTGTTCCTCCGCCCAAGAAAATAGAAGGAAAAACTAAAGTCAAGAAATCGCAGTCTCACAGCTGGGCTCAGACAGAACTGAAGATATTATGTGAGAAAGTTGAGAGCGATGTTGATTTGAATCTACCTAAAGTGATAAGTAAATGTGTAAGATGA
- the LOC106135328 gene encoding uncharacterized protein LOC106135328 has product MLPSRYAPGQSSALRKSRLEGKPSLLPKPRRPGSTDRLSTEARRPSTAGHRSSSAEPPRATFGRLSREASATKLPLNGRSRSQQSERYGQAATTPLRSSHYASRPTTTPVRTPIEERARNWQACLDRALSFVTLKDQRPISNVAWQRSECSRVQELLSLRGAGGAGGAGGSAALIRPLTIARFVDITGGLLAAVTRDTKLNNDNYVTKLPHVSKRLLYPGAVSKSWLRTVNTLHAFPHALALVGYLLDLVTHIEMPVTDDLLYVGKDDLSRLRRDYLHKCWIRFQDPGHQFEDLNEEYLMNLKVLLGNDDEKIEELQKIIKKYELCLEDEAETAARAGEARKSERRDALLASLRAERTARRSARTDIEAQKTAKSENAEVLRALDVEIERATIESQQLKKQLESQTMCVAERTKLLDEVDYELRVLDSKRALADQIAKMVLSKETELALWQKKTLSSCVEFKQGLIHLSAQLPELSQIIDEKELMEAECSGRVQRALGTLRAHAAALGAARSARARQRSARQRQRGALVEEARNKIAELKSSIAREQESLDTEQSEEAAEATAWAQQLAEITNKMEEYKKNQETYAKADSELEFWEKQDAAWNGKLTEMREYIVRQQAECERLLVEAKEKRICLLKDCVRQWNEKIAM; this is encoded by the exons ATGCTACCGTCGAGATATGCACCTGGGCAGTCGTCTGCCTTGCGAAAATCGCG TCTGGAAGGTAAGCCGTCGTTGTTGCCGAAGCCCCGCCGGCCGGGCTCCACGGACCGGTTGTCAACCGAGGCGCGGCGCCCGAGTACTGCGGGACACCGGTCCAGTAGCGCGGAGCCTCCGCGCGCAACCTTCGGGCGGCTGAGTAGAGAGGCGTCTGCTACTAAACTGCCTTTAAATGGG AGATCTAGATCCCAGCAGAGCGAGAGATATGGCCAGGCGGCCACTACACCGCTGCGGTCCAGTCACTATGCGTCTAGACCCACAACCACTCCTGTT AGAACCCCAATTGAAGAACGCGCTCGCAACTGGCAGGCCTGCTTGGACAGAGCATTGTCATTTGTCACTCTAAAAGACCAGCG gcCGATCTCGAACGTGGCCTGGCAGCGTTCGGAATGCTCCCGCGTGCAGGAACTGCTGTCGCtgcgcggcgcgggcggcgcgggcggcgccgGGGGCTCCGCGGCGCTCATCCGGCCGCTCACCATCGCGCGCTTCGTGGACATCACCGGCGGCCTGCTCGCCGCCGTCACCAGGGACACCAAGCTGAACAACGATAATTATGTCACCAAG CTGCCGCACGTGAGCAAGCGGCTGCTGTACCCGGGCGCGGTGTCCAAGTCGTGGCTGCGCACCGTCAACACGCTGCACGCCTTCCCGCACGCGCTGGCGCTCGTCGGCTACCTGCTGGACCTCGTCACGCACATC GAAATGCCCGTGACGGATGATCTCCTGTACGTGGGCAAGGATGACCTGTCTCGATTGCGGAGGGACTACCTCCACAAGTGTTGGATCAG GTTCCAAGACCCCGGCCACCAGTTTGAGGACCTGAACGAGGAATACCTGATGAACTTGAAGGTCCTCCTTGGCAACGACGACGAGAAGATTGAGGAACTGCAGAAGATTATCAAAA AATACGAGCTGTGCTTAGAAGACGAAGCAGAAACGGCGgctcgcgcgggcgaagcacGTAAAAGCGAACGAAGGGACGCCTTGCTCGCTTCCCTCCGCGCAGAACGCACAGCCAGAAGATCGGCCAGAACGGACATCGAAGCGCAGAAGACTGCGAAGAGCGAGAACGCTGAAGTTTTGAGGGCTTTGGACGTGGAAATCGAGAGGGCGACCATTGAGAGTCAGCAGTTGAAGAAACAGTTGGAGAGTCAGACGATGTGTGTGGCGGAGAGGACCAAGTTGCTGGACGAGGTGGATTACGAGCTGAGGGTGTTGGATTCGAAGCGAGCGCTGGCTGATCAGATCGCTAAG ATGGTTCTTAGCAAGGAGACGGAGCTGGCACTGTGGCAGAAGAAGACGTTATCGAGCTGCGTGGAGTTCAAGCAGGGACTCATACACCTCTCCGCTCAACTGCCAGAACTCTCACAGATAATAGACGAGAA AGAGCTGATGGAGGCGGAGTGCTCGGGCCGCGTGCAGCGCGCGCTGGGCACGCTGCGCGCGCACGCCGCCGCGCTGGGAGCAGCACGCAGCGCGCGCGCCCGCCAGCGCAGCGCGCGGCAGCGGCAGCGGGGCGCGCTCGTG GAGGAAGCCCGCAACAAGATAGCCGAACTGAAATCGTCAATAGCTCGTGAACAGGAATCTTTAGACACGGAACAAAGCGAGGAGGCCGCAGAAGCGACCGCTTGGGCTCAACAACTCGCAGAGATCACAAACAAAATGGAGGAATATAAGAAGAACCAAGAGACGTATGCTAAAGCTGATTCTGAGCTGGAGTTTTGGGAGAAGCAGGACGCAGCGTGGAACGGAAAGCTGACAGAAATGAGAGAGTATATAGTGAGGCAGCAGGCTGAATGCGAGAGACTGTTGGTGGAAGCTAAAGAGAAGAGAATCTGTTTGCTCAAGGATTGTGTCAGGCAGTGGAACGAGAAGATAGCCATGTGA